Sequence from the Penicillium oxalicum strain HP7-1 chromosome IV, whole genome shotgun sequence genome:
ctctctctctctctgcagTGTACAACTCGGTCAATGTCTCAAGGTAAATCCATACAGTACACTCAACTCGGCCCTTTTCGGATCACATTAATTAgcctgagagagagaaaacgaaGAGAAAGATTTCAACGACTTGTACAAGATATATttcatggaaaaaaaaaagaagaagaaaaaaggccGAGTCTACaagggggggagaaaaactTCCCGAAGTTCCCCTCCCTTTAGCGGGTCGGCAGGTGTAGAAGCGGACGTGCGAAAGACAAGAAACGGAAAAGTCAGGGGGAAAGGGattttcaaaagaaaaagaaaaaaaaaagaagatctttctcccctcctctctccctgCTGAAACTTTCAGAATAGAAAAGGACCTTTTGAATAATGGAAATCAATGAACAACGGACTTGTAACGGGATATTTGGGTGGGAAGATCGGATCACCAGCAAGCCTGGGCCTATTGTGATGGACATCAGTCGAGTCATTGGTACTGAAAAGGATCATTGTCCCTTTCTCTAGCGGTAAGCACACGAGTGCTTTATCCCTAGCATCAGACCTGCATTTCAGTCGTCGCGTCACTGGACACATCCGGGCAAGCACACGATCATCTCAATGTCTTGAGGATGAACGTGCGTGGTCGAAACGGATATTGCAGTGCAAATGCAATGATCGCACTGACCATGTTCCTATGTGCGGCAGAAATTGGACGATTTGAGTACACTAGCACCGTATAAATGTACAGACAGCATGGTGGACCAGGATTTAATAGACAGAATAGACTCCTCCGTAGAGAGAAAGTCGTGAGGATTGCCATTGGCGCCCAGGTGAAAGCGGGAGTCAACCCGGCAAAAGGACTCGAGGCCCGGGGTCATTCCCTTGTCAACTCAACGGTGCCGCGCGACACTCGTGCCCAGCCCGAACGACAGCCAGAATTCATATTCAAAGCCGGCTGAACAAGATTAttcaaatccccccccccccgggctGGTGGTCTGCGTCTGGAGGAGGACCTAACACTGACGAGATCAACGGCCCTGGTTTCAATACAGGCGGTGGTTAAATGGTGAGGGAAAACCCAAAACTCGGCACATCACTGTGGCAGTTATAGTTTCTGCATCATGTAGCTGGTTCACATATGTCACCAGTTACATATTGAATAGAGAGTAGCATTTATCATTTATCCGCCCAGTGTCTGTGATGGATAATGCACAATACCAAATATAAGGTCAGTGGGTGAGGATCCACAGATCGAAATGGTGCTTTCAAGACAGAGTTTAGTGGAACATCCATGATGCAGAGGCCGTCGACGGAGCAgtaagggggggggaagtgaTGGGGATAATTGAACCAGGGCCTGTTAACCCCCCAGTTCATGCACGATTGGCCTGTCCAAGTCAATAGCGCGAACTGCTTGAGGGACCGGCTCGCTCCACCGGGTGATGGTGTGACGCCTATCCATTTCGGAGCTAAAAGCGATGGTCGGCGTCCATCCAGACAGTGTCCAGGTGGCTAAGCCCTAGAGTGATTAAGAATATAGTCCTACTGTATATGACTCAATGCATTAGGTATTGAGAGGGGTCGTGTACACTGGATTGTGTGTATTGTATGTGATTGGTGTGAAAGGATTGGATTGCTTCATTCGCGCACATATTGATCATGGTCATGATCCCCAGGGGAAAAgtagagaaggaggaaaaacCAGGACCAGtatgagagatggaagagaggcAAGTCTCGGAAGTGATCCTCTACAGGGACGAGACTCTCAAGTTCCTAGTGTGGACCTGAGAGTTTGACAGTTGAGCTATTGCAATGGTGTCGCGACAAAAACCAGTTTGAGGTACAGGGTCTCATTGACGTGGATACATGTACATACACGAGTATCCCGTTCCTCTCCCAGGACAACTCTCAGCACAATATGACCATTGAGGCAGGAGGACAGACTACAGATCAGTGGATGGATTCGATGGAGGGACAAGTGGGAAAAAAGTATTTGTCATATCCCCGGGACCACTCGCACCTCCGGTGGACATCGAGGCGACCGGGGCCCCGATCCTCACAGCTAGTCCTAACAGACTAACGGTCGATGAGTAGAGACTAGAGACTATTTATTCCCCGACGACTGGTTCCAACGGGACAATATTGTACAATAGCAGGGCGGATCTCGCCGAATCACATCGCACTGGTCCAGACCGGCGGAGATAATCCGGGAGGACGGGGGTGCACCTCGTGGGGAGGTCCAACCGTCTCATACatgattattattattattattccTATACTACTAATTCTCCTGCTACACATCCACTTGTCAAAATCACCGGTCAGCTGAGTGATTCCCATTGGTTGAATTCTTTGTGATTCCGCCCATGAGCATCCGGGATGGATTCAATAATTCATTCGAACCTGGTCCAACGGTTCCTTTCTCTCGGACGCGCTCTGAGCGCCGGATGTGATTTGCAATTGGGCCTTGTCGGctgatttctctctctctctctcttttcccccccttttttcctttttcaattcccCTCCTTCggcttttttcctttttgttcaAAAAGGGAACGAAGCGAAAATTTAGTCAATTGGGACTGTCCAGTGAATACAGAAGGATTCAACTATGAGACCAGGTTGGCTCACGCTCTCCCGAGAACGAGACTGCATTTGCGATCCCACAAGCATGGCTGTTGCGATCCATGCCCAATACCCATATCTTACTCGGTACCCAAAGACCTCACGACACCACCTACGTAGGTGGACTCAgtgggaagagggagagaataCGTGAGGAAAGAGACCAGGCGGAACCGCGGCTGTGAGGTTGGGATTGGACTTCATCAGGCGATGGATCTACTATTCGTCAAAGTAGTACTATATTCTCTTCACGTGGGTGGTATCTTGTAGAGAGACGAGACGGTCGGGCAGAGTACCGTAGTAGTATGGACATTATGTAGAAAGAGGCATTCGCTCCTCCGAGCCCAGTGTAtaaacctccccccccccaaccaAAActtctcaaaaaaaaaaaaaatcaagcatcaacttcctcctcgatatCCCACCATGCCGCCTAGCGCTTCTTGGAAGGACGAGCATTCTTCTCACGACGCTTTTGCTTCAGGTTTCGCGCCTTCCGAATATCCTCGGTAGAGCGAATCTCACTCTTACCCCGAGCCGCAGCACCGCCGACCTGGCCATGTTGACGCTCTCGTGCAGTctcgttctttttcttctgtttctCGTAATCGCCACGCAGTGGATCGGCGCGCTTGGGTGCCTGCTGCTTCTGGTGACGGAATCGGCCTCCAGGACCGTGAACACCGGGCATCCCCGACCCCGTGGAGAGACCTGGTGTCTCCGCTTCACCCACGCGAGGCAGGTTACTCATACGCTTGCCCTTCTTCCAACTCTGGAATCGGCCACTGCGGAAGCTGGCAGCGATCTTCGCACCACTCTCTCCGCGCACCAGACGCGTACCCTTTGATCCATCCTCGTCATTCTGCCGGGCGACGTACTTCTTGTGTCGCTTGTCCCATCGCATGACGGAACGATTCTCACCAAAGTTCTTCTGTCCGTCGTCGCCATTCAGATCCATCGTGGCGTTGCGAGACTCGTGTGCAAAGTTGGAATTGGTACCGGAGTGGACACCATACGCCCGGTCTTCAGCACTATTGTGATGCGCAGGCGTGTACCCCATGAAGTAATCGGGGTTCTGGAAGGCATTGGCTGGGAGCCCAGTGGCCTTGCCGGACGACTTGTCCTTCTGGTTGTAGGCCGAAAAGGTCACTTCCAGCTCGCCTTCCGAGGCCTCGGACATGTTGTCTCCCGCGACATCAGGAAGATCCACGTCCTCCTCAGCATCGTCATCCTTGTCGACTTGGTTGACAGCGATGCCCAGCTCGGCCAGCTCAGATTGCTCCTTGTGCTGAGCACGAATCTTCTTCTTATCCACGGTAGCACGAAGTCGTTTGATGGTGTCGATCGCTTCTCCACCTTCCTGCTtgcctcctcgtcgattGTGCACCTCAAAGACCGTCTCTGAGGGGCGGAAGCCGCCAATCCGGGCAAGCATCTTCTCACGCTCCGCTTCCATCTGGCTTTCGTCGTCGTTAAAGAGAGGATGCAAGGTGGACCACTCCTCCGACGATGTAACCTTCTTCGCTCGCTTCGCACTCTCCAATGATGCCGCATTTCGCGTGCGCATGTACAGCTTCTCACCACGGACAGACACTTGACGCTGCGAGGCGATGTCGACATTCTCGACCAAAACCTTATTGGCCCATTCGCAGCTCTGTGAGAGCGGATCACGCGGAAGGGCACCGACGACAACATCCTCCGCATAGTTGACGTCGGTTCTGAATTGACGTCCCAGAACCAATCTCCGTCCAAGGAACAACTGGAGATCAAGCAGGTAAGGCGCGTCCGCATCACGGACCAGGCTGTAACTCCATCCGGTCCGACCAGCACGGGCAGTACGACCAACCCGATGAACAAAGATCTTGGGCTGAGAGGGGAAATCGTAATTGATGACATTGGCAAGAATAGGGATATCAATACCTCGGGCAGCTACATCTGTGACAACGAGGATGTTGGAGATGCCCTTTCGAAAGTTCTCAACCTATCGAGTTCATAAGATATTAGCATCATCCTAGACCAGAAAGTCTCAAAAAAGGGAccacacaaaaaaaaagctcaaaTAAACGCAAAGCTTACCTGAATCTTCCGGGCTAGTTGGTCAAGACTACCATAAGCATATGAAGTCGCGTAACCAGCTTCAATCAGCAGGGAATAAATATAGTCGACGTGATGCTTAGTGGCGGTAAAGATGATGGTGGAGTGCTCGGTGGGAGATTCTTTATAGATGGACTTTCCGGAGTGAGggcgttttcttttcttgcttttcggATCTTCAGTTTCCGCTTTGAACCTCTGTGTGACTTCAGTCGGGCCAGTGGGCATTTTGATGACATTTTGCAAAATGTGAAGTAAAGCGCCCTCTTTGTCGGACGACTTGACGGAGAAGAATGCATTTTGAAGATCGGGAGAGATCTTGGTCTCGGCATCCAAGCGCACAAGACTCGGCTCTTGCAGGCCAGCTCTCGCAAATTCTACCAGTGATTTGGGGAGCGTCGCGGAGAACAGAAGCGTCTGTCGAGTCGAGGGGAGACCATGAAGAATCTCAGTCAATTGGGCGGCGAAACCCATTTCGAAGAGACGATCGGCCTCGTCAAAGACGACGTAGCGGATACTCGAgagatccagatccatcTCTACCTTCAAATGAAGGAAACGACCAGGGGTGGCGATCACAATGTCAGGATTGCCAGCCATCATGGCGAACTGGTCCTCCAAGCTGTCTCCACCGATCAGCAAGACTGATCTCAAGTCTGTCCCACGGCCCATCTCCTTGACAACCTTCAAGGTTTGCAGAGCAAGTTCGCGTGATGGCGACATGATCAAAGCGCGAGCACCAAACGTGGGGCTGTGAttcttcaacttctcaaTCATTGGAATAACAAAAGCTGCAGTCTTGCCAGAACCGGTTCGAGCCATACCCACAACATCCTTATCGTCCATGATCACCGGTATCGTCTTCCGTTGAATTGGGGTGGGAACTGAGAATCCTTTCCGAGCAATTGCCTTGAGGAGATTGGCGTTGAGACCCATAGCTTGGAAGCCACCTCCCTTCTTCACTGTGCGGCCCTTGAGATTTGAGCCTTTCCTGTTGGCTGATGCCTGCTGTGTCGCGATAAAAGCTGCATCACCATCGTCGTCGCCGTTGAGGAAGTCGAGGTCTTGGGTATGGTCGAAGGTCTTGTGCGAGGCATTTTTGCCAGTCTCAATGTCGGAATTATCATTGTCTTGAAACAAGGCACTAGTGATATCGAATTCATTTTCCGACATCGCCGGCGATGACTGGCGGCGAGGCATGGCGGGCAAATGTGGGAGAGGCCTCTTCAGTGATATCGTGCCGATTGACGATTGACGGAATGCAAATTTTCAATGAGGGACGTCGGAGATCCCAACCAGCGATAAAGGCGAACCGAAAAACCTGTTCAACGAGTCGCAAAGATTCGTACAGTCTGCTCCTGCACTTCCACTGTCCGGTACTTGAAAGAATCTTCAAGAAAGTTGGTCACCAATCTCAAAGTCTTCCTCTCGCTCATACCgtcccaaaaaaaaaaaaaaacgaaaaatcGGGGAAACTCCGCAAGGCGGTGAGCGGCGGATCATGTGCCACTGCAAACAGAGCAAACAGCGCCCCGCGACGCGTCCAAACACGCTCCCAATCGAGTAAAATGATTCTACAACTGCACAAGGCATACTATCATTTCTCAAAATGGGTGAGTAGCTTCAACGCACTTTACGATCGCTTCTCTCCCTGATCCAGTCTGACAAACTCTCATCCAGACGGCGGCTACAATAATTACAACTCATATggcggaggcggcggcggtgctGGCGGCGGCTTTATGCCTGGCGAAATGAATAGTCCCTCCGGTGGAAAGGTAGAAACCGAAGCTCAAATGCATACACCTCCCTTTCCTTGTCATGGACTCACAAGAATATTAGGGTGGCGATCGCGATAACAAAACACTTCGTCCCGTGACGGTCAAGCAAATCGTTGATGCATCTCAACCTTTTCCCGAGGCCAACTATCAAATCGACGGCGCCGATGTAGCCAGCGTTCTCTTCATCGGCCAAGTCCGCAATATCAGCACTCAAAGCACCAATGTCACATATAAGATCGACGATGGCACGGGGGAAATCGAGGTCAAGAAGTGGGTCGATTCCGGAAATGCAGACAGCATGGAAACAGACGAAGGCAAGGGCCCGGGGAGCGGCAAGAACGAGATCCAGCTCAACGGCTATGCTCGGGTGTCCGGCGCTGTGAAGTCGTTTGGAAACAAGCGATACGTGGGCGCACATAATGTGCTTCCCGTGACAGATATCAATGAACTACACTGTCATATTCTCGAGGCAACGGTAGTCCATTTGTTCTTCACTCGTGGGCCTCCTGGTGGGGCGAATACGGGCACGAAGAACACTGCGGCAGCCGGGGGGGATGCAATGATGGGAGGCGCGGAAGACTATGGTGCGGGCCAGAACCGGGCGTTGATGTCCATGTCACCGTTGGCCAAGAAGGTCTATCAGGTGCTAAGGACCGAGCCCCAAGATGACACTGGCTTGCACGTGCAGCAAATCGCTGCAAAGATGAATGTTCCCGCCACGGATGTCGCTCGCGCTGGTGAGGAGCTTCTCGGGGCCGGTGTGATCTTCTCGACGTCGGATGAACAGACCTGGGCCATCCTCGAGTATTAGGTAGAATCGGATGATGGCCTTCTGTCATGAAGACAAGAGATCGGGCTCGATTGTGCCACTCAATTGAAAAACAAGCAATATCATCTATCATGAATCATTTTCTACAGCCCTTCTAGTCTTTTATTGCGTTAGGCATGGACGGGGAACATCATCAGTATCCAAGAGTGGCGGTCAATATCGGAAAGGTACTTTCTTGGTCAATATTCAGATCTTCGGGCAGAAATTCCTGATTTCGAGTAGATTGGCAGACATCGGTCCTCTCAAGCCGAGTCTGGGCGACGCCGCTAAGCACGTAGCCGTGACCCGCTATGACCACAGGTTCCAAGACGGGAGCCTAGGTACCTACTAGTATCAGTATCTGTGCTCAGGTACACCCAAATATGCATAGAGATGTATAATTGCCCTGTATTCGGTACTGGCGTAGCTCTTGGCTCATACTCATATGCGTAGGTAAACATCAATGGCATGAGCTCCAAATCCGACCGGTTGGATCAGTAGTCTAAATGCAAAGTCGGTGATTCATGTTTCCGAATGATAACGGTACAAACGCTTCCTTTCTATccgacaaaaaaaaaagttcaaaTAGCCTCATTGCGTCGCTGGGCTTCTTCCACAGAACGTTCCCAGCTGATTCGACTGATAAAGAATGCCTCTGTCGACGACACAAACAAAAGGGCGACCGCGACACCAGTCCAAAGACCCTGGATGCCCCAGTGCAATGAGAATGTCGTGCTCATACTAATGGGCATAGCGATGGCATAGTAACACAAAACCTGAATGTAACCACCGATTTCTTGACGTCCCAAGCCTCGAAGAACACCATTACAGACTGCCGCAAGGGCATCGAAGAGTTGGAATGCAGCGCAGACAGGAAGACCAATGGCGACGAGTTCAATCACTTCCGGGTCAGAGCTGAACAGCTTGGGGACAGATGTTCGCAGACTCGAAAGGAGAACCATGTTGAAAAGACCAACCACAGTGGCCAGGCAGAAGCTCACTTTCGCCGAGGTCTTGGAAGCTCCCACCAGCGATGCACCAATCAAATTTGCCACGCGAGTGCTGCAGGcgatggaaagagggaatGGAATTTGCCACACAATACTGGAAATGGTGGCCAGGATGGACTGTGCAGCCAGTTCTGAGGTGCCCAGATAACTCGAGGCCAGGGTCAGAACCTCAAAGGCAAGACACTCGGCTTCGACCATCATCAGACCTGGTAAGGCAAGGCGAATCATAGGACCCCAATTGTCGAACGCGCGTCTTGTGAAGCCGCACCAGCATTCAGACCCCACTCGGAAGTAGATGTATGCGAAAAGACAGATCGGGAGAAGATTCTCGGTGATGACAACGGCAATAGGAGCGCCGATGAAGCCCCAT
This genomic interval carries:
- a CDS encoding ATP-dependent RNA helicase dbp10 gives rise to the protein MPRRQSSPAMSENEFDITSALFQDNDNSDIETGKNASHKTFDHTQDLDFLNGDDDGDAAFIATQQASANRKGSNLKGRTVKKGGGFQAMGLNANLLKAIARKGFSVPTPIQRKTIPVIMDDKDVVGMARTGSGKTAAFVIPMIEKLKNHSPTFGARALIMSPSRELALQTLKVVKEMGRGTDLRSVLLIGGDSLEDQFAMMAGNPDIVIATPGRFLHLKVEMDLDLSSIRYVVFDEADRLFEMGFAAQLTEILHGLPSTRQTLLFSATLPKSLVEFARAGLQEPSLVRLDAETKISPDLQNAFFSVKSSDKEGALLHILQNVIKMPTGPTEVTQRFKAETEDPKSKKRKRPHSGKSIYKESPTEHSTIIFTATKHHVDYIYSLLIEAGYATSYAYGSLDQLARKIQVENFRKGISNILVVTDVAARGIDIPILANVINYDFPSQPKIFVHRVGRTARAGRTGWSYSLVRDADAPYLLDLQLFLGRRLVLGRQFRTDVNYAEDVVVGALPRDPLSQSCEWANKVLVENVDIASQRQVSVRGEKLYMRTRNAASLESAKRAKKVTSSEEWSTLHPLFNDDESQMEAEREKMLARIGGFRPSETVFEVHNRRGGKQEGGEAIDTIKRLRATVDKKKIRAQHKEQSELAELGIAVNQVDKDDDAEEDVDLPDVAGDNMSEASEGELEVTFSAYNQKDKSSGKATGLPANAFQNPDYFMGYTPAHHNSAEDRAYGVHSGTNSNFAHESRNATMDLNGDDGQKNFGENRSVMRWDKRHKKYVARQNDEDGSKGTRLVRGESGAKIAASFRSGRFQSWKKGKRMSNLPRVGEAETPGLSTGSGMPGVHGPGGRFRHQKQQAPKRADPLRGDYEKQKKKNETARERQHGQVGGAAARGKSEIRSTEDIRKARNLKQKRREKNARPSKKR